One segment of Saprospiraceae bacterium DNA contains the following:
- a CDS encoding Uma2 family endonuclease, producing MVAEFLDKETLSPEEAVIRLGAISFDEPMRKEQFALLAERFPDLRMEREADGKVLIMPPVKKGSGRRESRLSGLLAPWHEKTHLGEWFGPSAGFDLPDGSSKAADAAWLSDEKPASDPASEEDFIQTAPDFVAKVRSATDRLKKTQQKMTETWMDNGVRLAWLIDPYEEKAYIHQQGHQVEIVEGFDGKKLSGEDLLPGFELPLEAMKRKI from the coding sequence ATGGTAGCAGAATTTTTGGATAAAGAAACACTCTCGCCGGAAGAGGCCGTCATCAGATTAGGCGCTATTTCATTCGACGAGCCGATGCGCAAAGAGCAATTTGCTTTGTTGGCCGAACGCTTCCCCGACCTTCGGATGGAGCGTGAGGCCGATGGAAAAGTCTTAATTATGCCTCCAGTAAAAAAAGGTTCCGGCAGAAGGGAGTCCCGTCTATCTGGGCTGCTTGCCCCTTGGCATGAAAAAACGCATTTGGGAGAATGGTTCGGCCCCTCGGCTGGCTTCGATTTGCCGGACGGCTCTTCCAAAGCAGCCGATGCCGCTTGGCTTTCCGATGAAAAACCTGCCTCCGACCCGGCCTCAGAAGAAGATTTTATTCAAACTGCTCCCGATTTCGTCGCCAAAGTTCGCTCAGCCACCGACCGCTTGAAAAAAACTCAACAAAAAATGACCGAAACTTGGATGGACAATGGCGTTCGCCTTGCTTGGCTTATTGACCCCTATGAAGAAAAAGCATACATCCACCAGCAAGGTCATCAAGTGGAAATCGTGGAAGGCTTTGATGGCAAAAAACTTTCCGGCGAAGACCTGCTGCCCGGTTTTGAGCTGCCACTGGAAGCGATGAAAAGAAAGATTTGA
- a CDS encoding NAD-dependent succinate-semialdehyde dehydrogenase, which translates to MSFLKDSSLLRREAFINGQWSAADSGKTFPVTNPATGEALAQVADLGADETRRAIAAAEAALPAWRAKTATSRAHILRRWYELILEHADDLGFLLTLEQGKPLAEARGEIRYGATFIEWFAEEGKRAYGDVIPPHQAGMRLLVTKQPVGVVAAITPWNFPNAMITRKVAPALAAGCTVVLKPSEETPLSALALAELAQRAGLPAGVLNIVTGLDAPAIGKELTDSPVVRKLSFTGSTEVGKLLMRQCADTVKKISLELGGNAPFIVFDDADLDAAVEGAIASKYRNAGQTCVCANRLFVQTAVYEAFLEKFTIAVQKQKVGPGTEQGVQIGPLINDEALEKVARLVGDASRKGARLLTGGHAMQGTFYEPTILADVDDRMDIMHEEIFGPVAPVTRFETENEVIEMANDTPYGLAAYFYGRDIGRVFRVAEALDYGMVGVNTGLVATTVAPFGGMKESGIGREGSKYGLEEFLEVKYVCLGGM; encoded by the coding sequence ATGTCCTTTTTAAAAGACTCCTCCCTGCTCCGCCGCGAAGCTTTCATCAACGGCCAATGGAGCGCCGCCGACTCTGGCAAAACCTTCCCAGTCACGAACCCCGCCACAGGCGAAGCGCTGGCGCAGGTCGCCGACTTGGGTGCCGACGAAACCCGCCGCGCCATCGCCGCCGCCGAAGCAGCCCTGCCCGCATGGCGCGCCAAAACCGCCACATCCCGCGCCCACATCCTGCGCCGCTGGTACGAGCTCATTCTCGAACACGCCGACGACCTCGGCTTCCTGCTCACTCTCGAACAGGGCAAGCCCCTCGCCGAGGCACGCGGCGAAATCCGCTATGGCGCCACGTTCATCGAGTGGTTTGCCGAAGAAGGCAAACGCGCCTACGGCGATGTCATCCCGCCACATCAGGCGGGAATGAGGTTGCTGGTGACGAAACAACCCGTCGGCGTGGTGGCCGCCATTACTCCTTGGAATTTTCCGAACGCCATGATTACGAGGAAAGTAGCACCCGCGCTGGCAGCAGGCTGCACCGTCGTCCTGAAACCTTCGGAAGAAACGCCGCTCTCTGCTTTGGCCTTGGCCGAACTCGCCCAACGCGCAGGCCTCCCCGCAGGCGTGCTGAATATCGTGACTGGCCTCGATGCCCCAGCCATCGGCAAAGAGCTGACCGACAGCCCCGTCGTGCGAAAACTTTCCTTCACCGGCAGCACCGAAGTAGGCAAGCTCCTGATGCGCCAATGCGCAGATACTGTGAAAAAAATCTCACTCGAGCTCGGCGGCAACGCGCCCTTCATCGTGTTCGACGATGCCGACTTGGACGCGGCGGTCGAAGGAGCCATCGCTTCCAAATACCGGAATGCCGGTCAGACCTGCGTGTGTGCCAATCGTCTTTTTGTGCAAACCGCCGTTTACGAGGCATTTTTGGAAAAATTCACCATCGCCGTGCAAAAACAAAAAGTCGGACCCGGCACCGAACAAGGCGTGCAAATCGGCCCGCTTATCAATGACGAAGCACTGGAAAAAGTCGCCCGATTGGTAGGCGATGCCTCCCGGAAAGGCGCGCGACTGCTCACGGGTGGCCATGCGATGCAAGGCACTTTTTACGAACCCACCATCCTTGCCGACGTGGATGACCGCATGGACATCATGCACGAGGAAATTTTCGGCCCCGTTGCCCCCGTCACTCGTTTTGAGACCGAGAATGAAGTAATCGAAATGGCGAACGATACACCCTACGGCCTCGCTGCCTATTTCTATGGGCGCGACATTGGGCGGGTATTTCGCGTAGCGGAGGCGCTGGACTACGGCATGGTGGGCGTGAACACTGGCCTCGTCGCTACCACCGTCGCGCCATTTGGCGGCATGAAAGAAAGCGGTATCGGGCGTGAAGGCTCGAAGTATGGGTTGGAGGAGTTTTTGGAAGTGAAGTATGTGTGTTTGGGAGGGATGTGA
- a CDS encoding nuclear transport factor 2 family protein: MNEQLIRHFYESFQRKDYRDMAACYHPDATFRDEAFGLKNGKEIAAMWHMLCEAGKDLRVEFSSVQANENSGRAHWEAWYTFSRTGRRVHNVIEARFEFLEGKIIRHEDSFSFWRWSRQSLGATGLLLGWSGFLKNKVRSTAMSGLWKFIEKHPEYQ; encoded by the coding sequence ATGAACGAACAACTGATCCGCCATTTCTACGAAAGTTTTCAGCGCAAGGACTACCGCGACATGGCGGCTTGCTACCACCCCGACGCGACGTTCCGCGACGAAGCGTTCGGCCTGAAAAACGGCAAAGAAATCGCCGCGATGTGGCACATGCTCTGCGAAGCGGGCAAAGATTTGCGCGTGGAATTTTCCAGCGTTCAGGCCAATGAAAATTCGGGCCGGGCACATTGGGAAGCTTGGTACACTTTTTCGCGCACGGGCCGACGAGTACACAATGTCATAGAAGCGCGGTTCGAGTTTCTGGAGGGCAAAATCATTCGCCACGAGGATAGTTTCTCTTTCTGGCGCTGGTCGCGGCAATCGCTCGGCGCGACGGGTTTGCTGCTCGGCTGGTCGGGATTTTTAAAAAACAAAGTCCGCTCGACGGCGATGAGCGGACTTTGGAAATTTATCGAAAAACATCCTGAATACCAGTAG
- a CDS encoding DinB family protein: protein MQTQALLDFFLRDLDKLVAEVEAMPTEESLWRVGGDVKNPVGTLALHIAGNLQHFIGAIMGDTGYVRARAQEFSARDVARRDIVAALATARDVLKSVLGKMQDAQLDEPYPAEHFGENRTTFFALLTLLTHLNYHLGQVNYLRRLFA, encoded by the coding sequence ATGCAAACTCAAGCCCTCTTGGACTTTTTTCTACGCGACTTGGATAAGTTGGTGGCGGAGGTAGAGGCGATGCCAACAGAGGAAAGCCTTTGGCGCGTGGGTGGCGACGTGAAAAACCCGGTAGGCACCCTTGCCCTGCACATAGCAGGCAATCTCCAGCATTTTATCGGCGCCATCATGGGCGACACGGGTTATGTGCGCGCTCGTGCTCAGGAGTTTTCGGCAAGAGACGTAGCCCGGAGGGATATTGTGGCGGCGCTTGCCACGGCGCGAGATGTCTTGAAATCCGTGTTGGGAAAAATGCAGGATGCACAACTTGACGAACCGTATCCCGCCGAGCATTTTGGGGAAAATCGCACCACTTTTTTCGCGCTGCTGACACTTTTGACCCACCTGAACTACCATTTAGGTCAGGTCAACTATTTGCGGCGACTCTTTGCCTGA
- a CDS encoding efflux RND transporter periplasmic adaptor subunit has protein sequence MATTTPKRKRTLLYALLGLFALLVVAAAIKARSKPKGEEVTVEKVQRRTIRETVSASGKIFPETEVKISSDVSGEITELYVREGDSVVAGQILAKIRPDEYQSAVEQGQASLNTARAQREISSANVKTSTAQIEQFRADVQRAKTQMEAARNAHQRNEKLHREGVISTAEFETSLSNLRAAESAVAAADASLKSAENNLANARENVRVSDFGITSAGARLRELRTSLQKTIITAPVNGIVSKLNVEKGERVVGTLQMAGTEMMRIANLTSMEVQVDVSENDILKVNLNDETDIEVDAYLGRVFKGRVSEIANSASNVSTSAISLNTDQVTNFVVKIRVDPASYSDLMGQGRLHPFRPGMSASVEIYTKTADSTLSVPLIAVTTREDEDKDKKNKVQKAEEVKETSKKDLSKIREIVFVMSADTVAAREVKTGIQDNDYIEILTGLQEGELVVSGPYSAIARKLKAGSHVTIADKEKEKGKEKEKKGAKVEMD, from the coding sequence ATGGCAACTACAACGCCTAAACGAAAAAGAACTCTTTTGTACGCCCTGTTGGGTTTATTTGCATTGCTCGTCGTGGCGGCAGCCATCAAGGCTCGTTCCAAACCCAAAGGCGAGGAAGTGACCGTCGAGAAAGTGCAACGCCGCACCATTCGAGAGACCGTGAGCGCCAGCGGGAAAATTTTTCCCGAAACCGAGGTGAAAATCAGCTCGGACGTGTCGGGAGAAATCACGGAGCTTTATGTGCGCGAGGGCGATTCGGTGGTGGCCGGGCAGATATTGGCCAAAATTCGCCCCGACGAATACCAGAGCGCCGTGGAGCAGGGGCAAGCTTCGCTCAACACAGCGCGCGCGCAGCGCGAAATATCTTCTGCCAATGTGAAAACCAGCACCGCTCAAATAGAACAATTCAGGGCAGACGTGCAGCGTGCCAAAACGCAGATGGAGGCCGCACGCAATGCCCATCAGCGCAATGAAAAATTGCATCGAGAAGGTGTGATATCAACCGCCGAATTTGAAACCTCGCTCAGCAATCTTCGCGCCGCCGAAAGCGCCGTGGCCGCTGCCGATGCAAGTCTCAAGTCTGCCGAAAACAACCTCGCCAATGCACGCGAAAACGTCCGTGTCTCTGATTTTGGCATAACGAGTGCGGGTGCTCGGTTGCGCGAGCTGCGCACAAGCCTGCAAAAAACCATCATCACCGCTCCGGTGAACGGCATTGTCAGCAAACTCAATGTGGAAAAAGGGGAGCGAGTGGTGGGCACCCTGCAAATGGCTGGCACCGAGATGATGCGCATCGCCAACCTTACTTCGATGGAAGTACAGGTGGATGTGAGCGAAAATGACATCTTGAAGGTGAATCTGAACGACGAAACCGACATAGAGGTGGATGCCTATCTGGGTCGTGTTTTCAAAGGGCGGGTATCCGAAATCGCCAATAGCGCGAGCAATGTGAGCACCTCCGCCATCAGCCTAAACACCGACCAAGTGACCAATTTTGTGGTAAAAATTAGGGTTGACCCCGCCTCGTACTCCGATTTGATGGGGCAAGGGCGCTTGCACCCTTTCCGGCCCGGTATGTCGGCCTCGGTCGAGATATACACCAAAACCGCCGACAGCACGCTCAGCGTGCCCCTCATTGCAGTCACCACGCGCGAGGATGAGGACAAGGACAAAAAAAACAAGGTTCAAAAAGCGGAGGAGGTCAAAGAGACAAGCAAAAAAGATTTGAGCAAAATCCGTGAAATCGTCTTTGTTATGTCCGCCGACACGGTAGCGGCCCGCGAGGTGAAAACGGGCATTCAGGACAACGATTACATCGAAATACTGACGGGTCTTCAAGAAGGCGAATTAGTGGTGAGTGGCCCCTATTCGGCTATTGCCCGCAAGCTCAAAGCGGGAAGCCATGTCACCATTGCCGACAAGGAAAAGGAAAAAGGCAAGGAGAAAGAGAAAAAAGGGGCAAAAGTTGAAATGGATTGA
- a CDS encoding HYR domain-containing protein gives MKQRTLSSLAAILFSLSAMVVTIAMTPSALNAGTITGFVWKDLNTNGIQDPGEPGMEDIWVLLLDAGGNQLDGRLTDANGIYTFNNVPAGTYILRFSNPGGIWQTPQNQGNDDSIDSDADPLGYTDVFTIAQGQVVKLDAGFTSEPQGCFTPVTITVSAIECNDNGTPDPDDDTFTFAITASGGTGPWGWDLLPDLMMVPYDTAITFGPFQIVNGAITLTIVDHDNPDCIATVTVSPPAPCSSPTPPSGDTLVINCPPDLTTIATGSTGANVTFNAPVATTTCPSGATVTQISGPTSGSQFPVGTTEVCFAATDTCGNADTCCFKVIVNTAPPTPTNCDEKIIGCIKYELLDITLDANKNRTYRIRVTNNCASKMVYTAFQLPNGIVAKAPANNSIYTAPSGREYAVRNPNFSPFYSIRFMSSGPDSISNGQSDIFSYTLPPQIAPDYIHVIVRVTPKVFYEAHLNTFDCVPIVNATSPGQVDKQHYADATQLDDGAEAQNDATQASPDAPLKVYPNPSAGSLSVDLTPWKGQSVKVLLMNGQGNAISILNTEANNAPFSFDVAGDLPKGLYFIQVVPSQGNRKVQQFILQR, from the coding sequence ATGAAGCAACGAACACTTTCTTCCTTGGCTGCGATTTTGTTCAGCCTATCCGCGATGGTCGTGACCATTGCAATGACACCCTCCGCGCTGAATGCCGGCACCATTACCGGCTTCGTGTGGAAGGACCTAAACACCAACGGCATTCAAGACCCAGGCGAACCCGGCATGGAGGACATCTGGGTGCTCCTGCTCGACGCGGGCGGCAACCAATTGGACGGTCGCCTCACCGATGCCAATGGCATCTACACATTCAATAACGTGCCAGCAGGTACCTACATCCTGCGCTTTTCCAACCCCGGAGGAATCTGGCAGACACCGCAGAACCAAGGCAACGACGATTCGATAGATAGCGATGCCGACCCCTTGGGCTACACCGACGTTTTCACCATCGCGCAAGGTCAAGTCGTCAAACTCGACGCGGGATTCACATCGGAGCCACAAGGCTGCTTCACCCCCGTCACCATCACCGTGTCGGCTATCGAATGTAACGACAACGGCACCCCCGACCCCGACGACGATACTTTTACCTTTGCTATCACCGCCAGTGGAGGCACCGGGCCTTGGGGCTGGGATTTGTTGCCTGACTTGATGATGGTGCCCTACGACACGGCCATCACGTTTGGCCCATTCCAAATTGTCAACGGAGCCATCACACTGACCATTGTTGACCACGACAACCCCGATTGCATTGCCACCGTGACGGTGAGTCCGCCAGCACCCTGCTCTTCACCCACCCCACCCTCTGGCGACACCTTGGTCATCAATTGCCCGCCAGACCTTACCACCATAGCGACTGGCTCCACTGGCGCGAACGTCACTTTTAACGCGCCCGTAGCCACCACGACTTGCCCGAGCGGTGCCACCGTGACACAAATCTCTGGCCCGACAAGCGGCAGCCAGTTCCCGGTAGGCACCACCGAAGTGTGCTTCGCTGCCACCGACACTTGCGGCAACGCGGACACTTGCTGCTTCAAGGTGATTGTGAATACAGCCCCACCCACACCCACCAATTGCGACGAAAAAATCATCGGCTGCATCAAGTACGAGTTGCTCGACATCACACTCGACGCGAACAAAAACCGTACATATCGCATCCGAGTGACCAATAACTGCGCGAGCAAAATGGTTTACACGGCCTTCCAGCTGCCCAATGGCATCGTGGCCAAAGCCCCAGCCAACAATTCTATCTACACCGCTCCCAGCGGGCGCGAGTACGCGGTGCGCAACCCGAACTTCTCGCCGTTCTATTCCATCCGATTCATGTCGAGTGGCCCCGACAGCATCAGCAACGGCCAGTCGGACATTTTTTCCTACACCCTGCCGCCGCAAATCGCGCCTGACTACATTCACGTCATCGTGCGGGTCACGCCAAAAGTATTCTACGAAGCGCACCTCAACACCTTCGACTGTGTGCCCATCGTGAACGCCACCAGCCCCGGCCAAGTGGATAAGCAGCACTATGCCGATGCCACCCAATTGGACGACGGCGCAGAGGCGCAGAACGATGCGACACAGGCCTCGCCCGACGCTCCGCTCAAGGTGTACCCCAACCCTTCGGCAGGTTCACTCTCGGTTGACTTGACGCCATGGAAAGGCCAGTCCGTCAAAGTGTTGCTTATGAATGGTCAGGGCAACGCCATCAGCATACTCAACACTGAGGCCAACAATGCGCCATTCTCCTTCGATGTTGCCGGCGATTTGCCTAAGGGACTCTATTTCATCCAAGTTGTTCCCTCGCAAGGCAATCGGAAGGTGCAGCAATTTATTTTGCAGCGTTGA
- a CDS encoding MarR family transcriptional regulator, whose product MKLEAELKSTKPMQPRQRAMLNIMFTASWLDCNISRQLRPYGLTGPQYNILRILNGSYPKGLSVLDIKSRMIDRSSNVSRLVEKLRISGLVERVPHAEDRRMVIVSISEAGKKMLAEIEQARFMDGHGMLGNKLTEAEALELSYLLDKFRE is encoded by the coding sequence ATGAAGTTGGAAGCCGAACTCAAAAGTACCAAGCCTATGCAACCACGCCAGCGGGCTATGCTCAATATCATGTTTACCGCCAGCTGGCTTGATTGCAACATATCCCGCCAGTTGCGCCCTTATGGACTCACAGGGCCCCAATACAACATACTGCGCATCCTCAACGGAAGCTATCCCAAAGGACTTTCCGTGCTCGACATCAAAAGCCGGATGATTGACCGGAGTAGCAATGTAAGTCGTTTGGTGGAGAAGCTCCGAATCAGCGGTTTGGTAGAACGAGTGCCACACGCCGAAGACCGCCGCATGGTCATCGTCAGCATCTCCGAGGCAGGCAAAAAAATGCTTGCAGAAATAGAGCAAGCGCGTTTCATGGATGGTCATGGCATGTTGGGCAACAAACTCACAGAGGCAGAAGCACTCGAGCTTTCCTACTTGCTCGACAAGTTTAGGGAATAA
- the ftcD gene encoding glutamate formimidoyltransferase gives MKQLIECVPNFSEGRDLTVVKQITDAIESVEGVKLLDVDPGKATHRTVVTFVGEPEPVVEAAFRAIQKACELIDMSKHTGEHPRMGATDVCPLIPIANISMEETAAWARRLGERVGRELNLPIYLYESAASRPERKNLAVVRAGEYEGLPEKLANPDWRPDYGPAQFNAKSGATVIGARDFLIAYNVNLNTTSVRRANSVAFDVREKGRVKNDPSTGKPLKDANGEPVREPGTLKGVKAIGWYIEEYGIAQISMNITDIRATPLHLAFEECCKSADRRGMRVTGSELVGLVPLNVMLDAGRYFLKKQKRSVGVSEAELVKIAVKSMGLDELTAFDPQRKIIEYNLEAGNPSASKKLVRKDLAAFADETASESPAPGGGSVSAYVGALGVSLATMVANLSSHKRGWDDRWEEFSEAAERGQQLKDALLRAVDEDTEAFNAIMAAFGLPNGTPEEKSARKMAIQAATRRAIEVPFKVMQLSFDSFALIKQMTETGNPNSVTDAGVGALCARAAVHGAFLNVKINSAGLDDKDYGSKVVAEGERMVREADEMEQTIIAIVHGRM, from the coding sequence ATGAAGCAACTCATCGAATGTGTGCCCAATTTTTCGGAAGGGCGCGACCTGACCGTTGTCAAACAAATCACCGATGCCATTGAGAGCGTCGAAGGCGTGAAACTGTTGGATGTTGACCCCGGCAAAGCCACGCATCGCACAGTCGTCACGTTTGTGGGTGAGCCGGAGCCGGTAGTTGAAGCGGCTTTTAGAGCCATTCAAAAAGCGTGCGAATTGATAGACATGAGCAAGCATACTGGCGAGCACCCGCGCATGGGTGCCACCGATGTTTGCCCACTGATTCCCATTGCCAATATCAGTATGGAAGAAACGGCGGCTTGGGCGCGGCGGCTTGGCGAGCGCGTGGGGCGCGAGCTCAATCTGCCGATTTACCTCTATGAATCTGCTGCGAGTCGCCCGGAGAGAAAGAATTTGGCCGTCGTTCGGGCGGGCGAGTATGAGGGATTGCCGGAAAAATTGGCAAACCCAGATTGGAGGCCTGACTATGGCCCGGCTCAGTTCAATGCCAAGAGCGGCGCTACGGTCATCGGTGCCCGCGATTTTTTAATTGCTTACAACGTAAATCTCAACACTACTTCCGTGCGCCGTGCCAACTCGGTGGCTTTCGATGTGCGCGAAAAAGGCCGCGTGAAGAACGACCCTTCCACTGGAAAGCCCTTGAAAGATGCCAATGGCGAGCCAGTACGCGAGCCGGGCACTTTGAAAGGGGTGAAGGCCATCGGTTGGTACATCGAGGAATATGGCATCGCCCAGATTTCCATGAATATCACGGACATCCGCGCCACGCCGTTGCATTTGGCGTTTGAGGAGTGTTGCAAAAGCGCCGACCGACGCGGGATGCGCGTCACGGGGTCGGAGCTCGTCGGCCTTGTGCCACTCAACGTGATGTTGGACGCAGGCCGTTATTTTTTGAAAAAACAAAAACGCAGCGTGGGGGTGAGCGAGGCCGAACTAGTCAAAATCGCGGTCAAGTCCATGGGCTTGGACGAACTGACGGCCTTTGACCCACAGCGCAAAATCATAGAATACAACCTTGAAGCGGGCAACCCGAGCGCCTCCAAAAAATTGGTGAGGAAGGACTTGGCTGCTTTTGCCGATGAGACCGCCAGCGAAAGCCCCGCACCGGGTGGCGGCTCCGTCAGCGCGTATGTGGGCGCGTTGGGCGTGTCGCTCGCCACGATGGTCGCCAATCTGAGCAGCCACAAACGCGGATGGGACGACCGCTGGGAGGAGTTCTCGGAGGCTGCCGAGCGTGGGCAGCAACTGAAAGATGCGCTGCTGCGCGCGGTGGACGAGGACACGGAAGCCTTTAATGCGATTATGGCCGCGTTTGGTTTGCCCAATGGAACGCCGGAAGAGAAATCCGCTCGCAAAATGGCTATTCAGGCTGCCACACGTCGCGCCATCGAAGTGCCGTTCAAGGTGATGCAACTTTCCTTTGATTCATTTGCCCTCATCAAACAGATGACGGAAACGGGCAACCCCAATTCCGTGACGGATGCAGGAGTGGGTGCCTTGTGCGCTCGCGCCGCCGTACACGGTGCTTTTCTGAATGTGAAAATCAACTCGGCTGGTCTGGACGACAAGGACTATGGCAGCAAGGTGGTGGCCGAGGGCGAGCGGATGGTGAGGGAGGCGGATGAAATGGAGCAGACCATCATCGCCATCGTGCATGGAAGAATGTGA
- a CDS encoding AI-2E family transporter, translating into MSALNRNLIWLAGAAVFLAIGWYFSDIVGYILIAWVLSMLGQPIMAFYQKYLRVGRFSAGPISATLLTILSFYLILFGALLMFVPTIVTQARNLASVDYNALGEKWKGPFLNLDIQLHYIGLLRPGESLATKLQELLSDWFKPTFLGDFLGSFLTTAGSVVVTFASVTFILFFFLKEKNLFVNMLHTLLPTELEQKVQHVVEDSSAMLTRYFGGLAIQLAVFSVVLSILLWILGVSNALLIGVFGGLFNIIPYVGPIIGMVFGLFITTSSHLDLEFALLIPLLVKVAAAFMLTQLMDNNFTGPMIFSKSVQAHPLEIFLVTLVAAKLGGVIGMVIGIPTYTVLRVLARTFFSEFKVVQRLTQHLEGEEKT; encoded by the coding sequence ATGAGTGCCCTCAATCGCAATCTTATTTGGCTGGCCGGCGCAGCGGTTTTCCTCGCCATCGGTTGGTATTTCTCCGACATCGTTGGTTACATCCTGATTGCTTGGGTGCTTTCGATGTTGGGTCAGCCCATCATGGCGTTTTATCAAAAATACCTCAGAGTGGGTCGTTTCAGCGCGGGGCCGATTAGCGCCACCTTGCTGACCATCCTTAGCTTTTATCTCATTTTGTTCGGTGCCTTGCTGATGTTCGTGCCCACTATCGTGACGCAGGCTCGCAACTTGGCCAGCGTGGACTACAACGCTTTGGGTGAAAAATGGAAAGGCCCCTTTTTGAATCTTGACATCCAGCTGCATTATATCGGTTTGCTGCGGCCCGGCGAGTCGTTGGCCACCAAACTGCAAGAGCTGTTGAGCGATTGGTTCAAGCCGACTTTTCTAGGCGATTTTCTTGGCTCGTTCCTGACTACGGCGGGTAGCGTGGTGGTGACGTTCGCCTCGGTCACATTTATTTTGTTTTTCTTTTTGAAAGAAAAAAATCTGTTTGTCAATATGTTGCACACCCTCTTGCCTACCGAGCTGGAGCAAAAAGTGCAGCACGTCGTCGAGGATTCGAGCGCGATGCTGACGCGCTATTTTGGCGGCTTGGCGATACAGTTGGCCGTCTTTTCCGTGGTGTTGAGCATTTTGCTGTGGATATTGGGTGTGAGCAACGCGCTGCTCATTGGAGTGTTCGGAGGGCTGTTCAATATCATTCCTTACGTTGGGCCGATTATCGGGATGGTGTTTGGGCTGTTCATCACGACTTCCTCTCACCTTGATTTGGAATTCGCCTTGTTGATACCTCTTTTGGTCAAAGTGGCCGCTGCTTTCATGCTGACCCAACTGATGGACAACAACTTCACCGGTCCCATGATTTTTTCCAAAAGCGTGCAGGCGCATCCGTTGGAGATTTTTCTCGTTACGCTCGTGGCCGCCAAGCTGGGGGGGGTCATTGGGATGGTCATTGGCATCCCCACCTATACCGTTTTGCGGGTGTTGGCTCGCACGTTTTTCAGCGAGTTCAAGGTGGTGCAGCGGCTCACGCAGCACTTGGAAGGCGAGGAAAAAACCTGA